From Methanobacterium bryantii, a single genomic window includes:
- a CDS encoding DUF3566 domain-containing protein, translating to MVDIKEIKSIEIVPYTLMTSSINAVWAFLYAIFTLILGLIPFAISPTAANSTALWFYIASIVSSPVGSFVLGVLQSFLFALIYNLLVPKLGGIKLGLEDLREIKSIPVMPFALITSTISAIFVLIIALIVMPLVAAYIPVVSQIASSLPLNGTNVTAESISSLGTFGVIGSILSIIILPITTFVIVFVINVILAALYNLIAPRVGGIKLEFTADAENMYEILSVAPVQLALITAIIAAICGIIIGIIAVIISALYGVAIIGVMFLAGFTIGFMVGAFIAYAILALIYNFLRPKIGGIKLELQ from the coding sequence ATGGTCGACATTAAAGAAATCAAATCAATTGAAATTGTTCCTTACACATTAATGACATCATCTATTAATGCAGTATGGGCTTTCCTGTATGCAATATTTACATTAATTTTAGGACTAATACCCTTTGCAATCTCACCAACTGCAGCTAACTCAACTGCACTATGGTTTTACATTGCATCTATCGTTTCTTCACCGGTAGGCAGCTTTGTTCTAGGAGTCCTTCAGTCATTTTTATTTGCATTAATTTACAATTTATTAGTCCCCAAACTTGGTGGAATTAAACTTGGACTTGAAGATCTAAGGGAAATAAAATCGATTCCAGTGATGCCGTTTGCACTAATAACTTCTACCATTTCAGCAATTTTTGTACTTATAATTGCCTTAATTGTTATGCCTTTAGTTGCAGCATACATCCCTGTAGTATCACAAATAGCAAGTTCACTGCCGCTAAACGGGACAAATGTAACTGCAGAAAGCATATCCTCATTAGGAACATTTGGAGTTATAGGATCTATATTATCCATTATAATACTGCCAATAACAACATTTGTAATTGTATTTGTAATAAATGTAATATTAGCTGCATTATACAACTTAATAGCGCCAAGGGTTGGTGGAATTAAGCTTGAATTTACAGCAGATGCAGAAAATATGTATGAGATACTGTCAGTTGCACCAGTACAGCTGGCGTTAATAACTGCAATTATTGCAGCTATATGCGGAATTATCATTGGAATAATCGCAGTTATAATCAGCGCACTATATGGAGTTGCCATCATAGGAGTTATGTTCCTGGCCGGATTTACAATCGGATTCATGGTAGGTGCATTTATAGCATATGCAATTTTAGCATTGATATATAACTTCTTAAGGCCAAAAATCGGCGGGATCAAGTTAGAACTACAGTAA